A genomic window from Streptomyces sp. NBC_00234 includes:
- a CDS encoding response regulator transcription factor: MTSNVPGSVRILLCDDHAVVRAGLLALLGSEPDIEVVGEAGSGEEAVALAAKLAPDVVLMDLQLGEGIDGVEATRRIAGTGGVHVLVLTTYDTDADITRAIEAGATGYLLKAERPEELFAAIRSAAQGRTTLSPPVASRVMARMRKPLPTLTERELDILGQLSQGLGNRDIARALFISEATVKTHLGRIYDKLGVDTRAGAVAVAKEQRLLP, encoded by the coding sequence ACGCATCCTGCTCTGCGACGACCACGCCGTCGTACGCGCGGGGCTGCTCGCCCTGCTCGGCAGCGAACCGGACATCGAGGTCGTCGGCGAGGCGGGCAGCGGCGAGGAAGCCGTCGCGCTGGCCGCCAAACTCGCCCCGGACGTCGTGCTGATGGACCTGCAGCTGGGCGAGGGCATCGACGGCGTCGAGGCCACCCGCCGCATCGCGGGCACCGGCGGCGTCCACGTCCTGGTCCTCACCACGTACGACACGGACGCCGACATCACCCGCGCGATCGAGGCGGGCGCCACCGGCTATCTGCTCAAGGCGGAGCGCCCCGAGGAGCTGTTCGCCGCGATCCGCTCGGCCGCGCAGGGCCGCACGACCCTCTCCCCGCCGGTCGCCAGCCGGGTCATGGCCCGGATGCGCAAACCGCTGCCGACCCTCACCGAGCGGGAACTCGACATCCTGGGCCAGCTCTCGCAGGGGCTCGGCAACCGTGACATCGCCCGTGCGCTGTTCATCAGCGAGGCCACGGTCAAGACCCACCTGGGCCGCATCTACGACAAGCTCGGCGTCGACACCCGGGCGGGCGCGGTCGCCGTGGCGAAGGAACAGCGCCTGCTGCCCTGA